Proteins from one Candidatus Polarisedimenticolaceae bacterium genomic window:
- a CDS encoding HIT family protein, whose protein sequence is MSDCPFCAPDAARVLHELPLVYILRDGFPVSAGHALVIPRRHVRSFFETTPDERVQLLAALDYAKFLVEAQHAPDGWNIGINDGFAAGQTVPHLHVHLIPRYAGDRTDPRGGVRWVLPERADYWSKK, encoded by the coding sequence ATGTCCGACTGCCCGTTCTGCGCTCCGGACGCCGCCCGGGTCCTCCACGAGCTCCCGCTCGTCTACATTCTCCGCGACGGCTTCCCGGTCTCGGCGGGCCACGCGCTCGTGATCCCGCGCCGCCACGTCCGGTCGTTCTTCGAGACGACCCCCGACGAGCGCGTCCAGCTCCTCGCCGCGCTCGACTACGCGAAGTTCCTCGTCGAGGCCCAGCACGCCCCCGACGGCTGGAACATCGGGATCAACGACGGCTTCGCCGCGGGGCAGACGGTCCCGCACCTGCACGTCCACCTGATCCCGCGTTACGCGGGGGACCGCACCGACCCGCGCGGCGGGGTGCGGTGGGTGCTGCCGGAGAGGGCGGATTATTGGTCGAAGAAATGA